A stretch of DNA from Aspergillus flavus chromosome 3, complete sequence:
TTACGAGATATCGAGGGCCGATGCCAAAACAAGCGACATACCCTTAGGAAATATGTCATCATAACCTTCGAATCGCTTTGGTACCACCTGCAAACTTGCAGAACGCCCATGCCCTCTGGCTGGCCTTGAGCGGGTGAAGGGCGAAGACGTCTTGGGGGTCCTATCCCCACCTCCTTCACTATCAATTGATAATATCGAAATGGAGCGCTTATGCTTGTGACCGGGGGGTGGGCCATTGCGAGGCGTCGCAGGAGGCGGAAAGCTATGGGAACCGACCAATGGTGAACTTAACGATGAGGAAACGCGATGGGATGGGCTTCTCCTCGAGAAGGTCGTGGAGGATCGGCGATTCGGGTTGGAAAATAGATTTCTCGGCGatttcaaggagaagaaggagtcTGAGTGAGGCGTGCTACTGCCCGGTCGAGACGGTTTCCTTTGAGGTGAGAGTTGTCTGCCATTGTTGCTCTCTACGTTTCCCTCCGCAACGTTCTTGAAGGTTATTGTACATTCCACATCTTCACCGGCGAATATTGTCTGATCTTTCCATTTCACAAAGACTTGGATGTCCGACGGCATGGCGATGGTCGGAAGGTGACCATATGGGCGGAGAAAAGCAGCAGGAAGCAAGAAGCTTGGGGTAAACGGTGGGTACCAGCAGCCGCCACCAGAGGGTGTCCGCTTCTCCTCCGTTTAACGCCGCCGATGTGGTAGATGAATAGGATATGTGGGGGAAACAATTGACAATAGCCGTTTATGGCATGCTATCAAATTGGATGAGGCATCGTCAgtgagagaaggagaggaatgataaaaaaaaaaagaaaaaagaaaaaagaaaaagaaactgcgTGAATGAATGGGCCAGAGTCGCGTTGCATGCACCTTGTCGGCCAAATCAACTGAGAGTATCCGTAACTGTCAGACGCTTTAGAGTTAGCGTCCTTTATGGTCCACTGGGgacttttccatttttttAGTCGCCTAAGTTGGGGTGTATATGGCAAGAATTTAAAGAAATGCTCCGGATGAGGTgactttattttaatttttttttaaaaaaaattttccCCCTATTGTTTTATAGGTGTACAAATGAATAAGAAACCAATAGGGCTTGTTTTACGTGATACAGAAGAATCACTTGGTAAAACCAATCTCCACACAAGGAACACATTAATTATAGAGCCAAGTAATTCAGGAATTCTGCACAATGCGAGCAATTCCAAGAGACCACGGGgtgaggggaaaagaaaaagacaaagacaaagaacaaaaacagaaattaaaaataagaaagggaggagagggaataaaagagaaacagtCACAATATAATTTTAGGTGTTATTATGTACTATTAGCAATATATATGTCTCTTCAATACGCACAATGCTTTATGGTTCTCTGAAACATAGCGACAGATTACTCCGACGGTTTGTTGCCTTCTTCGCCCTTACCATACAGTATGTTTGAATCGTCTAAGGCCTCTGTGCGTTTTGTTTTCGGTCGGAGACCTAGCTCCGATAGATGACTCCAGATTCGATCATGCCGCTTCTCCCATCGCTTGCGCCGGTCTTCCATTTCTGTCTCGGAAGGACGCCATTTGCTTTTTAAAATACGTCTGATAGCTTCCGGTGATACCTGGAATTGCTCGGCAAGGACAGGAGTCGTAAACTTGTCCGGAGCTACGGCATGTAAGTGGCGGATACCCTCAAGAGCGTCGGGCGAAAGCTTTTTAGATGGATTCCATCCCtccttgaatttcttcttcaaggcatcTTTTTGGATTTGCCAAGgctcttttttcttcttgggtTTGTAATCCGGGGAGGCTCGGTCACTGCGTACATGTTTCTTATCGCGAGAGGATTTAGCTGAGGTTGCATCAGGTTCTGTTTGTGATGAGGCAAActtcgccttcttcgtctttctcGTAGGTTTATCTGGGTCCCGCCGATCACGATTGACTGCTGCATCTTTTGTAGGAGCTCCAACAATAGAACCGTCCTCAGCGGCATCTAGCTGTTCTGAACTTGATTCTGTGATGATCGGTTGCGAAGATGGTTGTGGGTTCATGTGCGATCCTGATTGGGAAGCAAGTAGCCTCGAGAGGGAAGCAAAGCTCCGGCCATTGTTGAAACGGTTATGGGAGTAAGACACCTGGCGCAGAGAGACGGGGCGGGAGGAATGAAGCTCAGAGGCAAACTCGGAGCGATAAATGTTGCGCAGAAGGGTAGGTAGAGCTAGTCTAGCAGAGCTAGCACAGAAGACTGCCATAGCTAAGTCTCTTCAAATAATTATAGAGGAGCGAAGAGAGACTGTTGCCGATCTTTGACCTGAAGAAATTCGATAGCAGAGGAATCTGGAAAAGATCCAGAACAGTTTCCACCTCAGGCAATAGTGATAATCACGTGATCTTATCGGAAAGCGATAAGAATGACGTTGGATTTTAGGGAGAGAACACAGagtatactagtagataCAAAGGGATCCATTAATGATTCTGTCACGGAAAAACAAGTTCAGTCCCTTTGCTAAGCGCAAGGCTAATGTATATGATTCACAAATGGAGCTCTGTGGAGGCCTAACTAAGTAATAGTCCCTGATCTATAACATCAATTTAGTACTTACTGCCGCGAGACTGTGAACCCTAGATTTCTATAGTTCAGCGCTCTCGTCATTGTTGCTTGCCATAGGTGAGCTAAGAGATATAATCATAACTTAAGCTCGCCGGTATTGCTCGAAAACCCAAGGCCATCAAACACGCGCCAAGTGTTTATACAGGTGCTGCCCAGCTGTAAAATAGTGAACGTATAGCTACATTTTGTGTCCCCTATCATCCTTCAACAGCTGTCCTTACATAGAGAAGCGCTGGAGTGTCGCATGCCTATGGTGGAGAGGATTCTTTCACCCCCCTTTATAAAGATTCGAAGGGGGCTTTGTTTAAGCTGAGGATTCCCTGGGTTACCATTTTGGGAAGAGCGATTGGCATCTCCACATCCGATATGAGACTAACCAGAAGACTAGACCACTTGGTGCTCTGTGACTGATCCACAAGGGGAGTTCAACCGCTTGGTGCCCAGCCAAACAtgctccttttttttctctctctcttttcccttttttggTTATTCTTTTTGTGTTTTTCATTTTCGGATCTGGGTTCAAACTTGGCCAATTTCCCTCTTCCCTACCGGAGGATTTCCCGTATGTATGGAGGTGACCCTTCATTTAATTTGCTTCTTTCCAGATGAACTTAAAATCGGCGGTACTCGCCCAAAGGAGTTTAGGGTTGTCATTTCCCAAATAAAGAACAAGAGGAAGTCTCATTCAAGTAAATGATCTCCCTTTTAGTTGATGGATCTTAAGATACCCTTAGCTTGAGAGCTAAAAGgttcgtttctttccctctgTCAGATCCTCTCTCTGCGCCAAGGGTTAAGGGCTGAGAGAGGTTCGCCGATCACTCATTTATTCATTTATTCGTCATTCTTCTCGTGAGTTGGTTTCCTTGGGATTTTCTCCGCCCGCTGGAATGCCGCAAAAACACGTTGTTTACTGACGGACATACGCAGTTGTGctctttcttccattcatTTTAGCTTCATTTTtatcttcaatatctccTGCTTTGGCTAatctctctttttgccttttttcttttcttccctctttctcccttcccaTTCCAACCTATTGGTCGTTCCTTAATAACCGGTCCACATCGACTGAGCTCTTGGGCTCCCCGAGCTCGGCCATTCCTTCACCCCTCCCACATTTGTGCTATCGCCCACAAAACGCCTCTCCTGCCAATTTCAGTCTATCATTACTATAATTGAGAGGCTTGCTGCTGCAAAACACGAAAACATATCCTTACCTATTCGTTTACTCTACTTCTTCCGGTTGCGAATCACTGAATGGCACCGAAATAACTTGTTAGAGCTACCAGCCGAAGGCGCGACTAAAACCCTAGTCGAGACATACGTTTAATATTCGAGTCTTTATTCATAAAAGGTTTTGAGTGATTGTGACCAGATTCATCCCGAACTGGTCATGGCGCACAACTCGTTGAACGTGAAAGGCAAAGCAGTTGGCGCAGCCTCGTCCCTCCGAATCACTCCTACCAATTCTCCAGGCTTAAGACCCCCGCGGACTCCCAACAAATCGCCGCAACACCAGGCAACTTTATCCCTACAGACTGTGATCGGGACGACTACAACTACTCCCCATGGATTTTCCAGTCACGACCAGAGCAAATCGTTTGCCATTTGCGCTGGTTCAGCAGCCATCCTAGCTGAATTAGACGAGGCGGGCAATGTGAATCAACGCTTCTTCCGAGCACGCCCCTCCGCCTCGAGCGTCCACCCCGTCACTTCGTTCTACCATCAATCTACTCCTCCAAGCACGCCAGATACTCGCGCCAGGCCGTTATCGGGCGTTAAACCCACGGCGCATAGCGCTATTCCCAACGGCTCACCGGCGAATGAATTGGCAGAGAGTAACAGCAGCCGCGCCTGGTCCTCACGAGAAAGAGTAAAAGCAGTCACAAGCGTTTCCATTAGCCCAAATGGGAGATTCCTTGCTGTGGGCGAGGTGTGTGGCGCAAAGTCCCATTTGACCAATAGTACAAGGTTTACTGATTTCCTTCTAGACTGGATATGGGCCCAGAGTCTTGATCTACTCAACCGCAAAAGACGCCCCTTCAGACGTTCCACTGTCAATCCTTACTGAACATACCTTCGGAGTCCGCGGGCTTGCTTTTAGCAGTGACTCACAATACCTAGCTACGCTTGGTGACACCAATGACGGCTTTCTGTTTGTTTGGTCAGTCAGTCTGAAAAGCGGCGCCGCAAAGCTCCATTTGACCAACAAATGCACGTCTTCGATACGGGACATGTGCTTCATGGGCCAAACTTTGATCACGTAGGTCTTTCGAGACAATTAGATGACATGACAGGAGACTAAATCATATTTAGGGTGGGAGTTCGACACGTCAAAGTCTGGAGACTGCCAGAAGCAAGACCAGCATCGCCTACTAAGACTCGTCATAACATGGAATCCGCCCCTAGTTCGCCTAGTTTTGCTCCGCGAGCGCTATCTGGAAGAAACTGTTTACTGGGGTCTTTGGCAGAGAGCACGTTTACAAGCGTGGCAAGTATTTCTGACCGTGAAGCCGTGATAGGCACCGATACGGGTGCACTGTGTTTTCTCAGTGATGCAGAGGGTTCTCAAAAATTAACTCTGGTAGAGAACGTGGGTTTCAGCATCACCTCCTTGATGCTGGACTCGGATCGTTCCTGTGTATGGGCTGGCGGTCGAGGCAGGCGAATGCAGAGATTCCCATTTGAGGTTCTACGATCATCTGCTGCCCCCTTATCGCCCGGCCTTTCTGAAGCTTCCTCCGAGGAACATAAATGTAAAGGGCCTGCTATCACATGCATGGGATCTCTGACGACCCATATGGTTACAGTTGATACGACCAGAGCCATCCATATCTACCCGTTTGATGCTATGGAGGATGAACAGAGCCATGTGGAGACCACTATGCCTGCTCATCGAGATGCTGTGCTTGGGATCGGCCGATTGAAAGTACCGAATGACTTGGAGGCCGACTTCTTCACGTGGTCATGTAGGGGCACAATAAACTTCTGGGACACTCATGGCAAGTGCCGGGATTCTCGAGTCATCCCTTTGGAGGAAGTTCCGGGTGTAGATGAAGAATCCTCAAATGAATTGAGGGTGGTGAGGACCAGTGATGGGACGAATGTGTTCGTTTCTGGCGATAAACTCGGTGTGTTACGAGTGCTAGAAAGACAATCTTGGAAGTGCCTGGATCAAGTCCGAGCTCATGGAGCCGAAGTCACTGA
This window harbors:
- a CDS encoding required for respiratory growth protein 9, mitochondrial (mitochondrion organization and biogenesis protein, putative), translated to MAVFCASSARLALPTLLRNIYRSEFASELHSSRPVSLRQVSYSHNRFNNGRSFASLSRLLASQSGSHMNPQPSSQPIITESSSEQLDAAEDGSIVGAPTKDAAVNRDRRDPDKPTRKTKKAKFASSQTEPDATSAKSSRDKKHVRSDRASPDYKPKKKKEPWQIQKDALKKKFKEGWNPSKKLSPDALEGIRHLHAVAPDKFTTPVLAEQFQVSPEAIRRILKSKWRPSETEMEDRRKRWEKRHDRIWSHLSELGLRPKTKRTEALDDSNILYGKGEEGNKPSE